AGTTGCCGCCGGGCTTGAAAAAGGATCTGCCTAGGCTGGCGGATTTTTTGTCGTTATTGCCGCCCCGGTGCCGCGCGGCATTCGAATTCCGGCACGCATCCTGGTTCGTGGATGAGCTTTTCGACCTGCTGCATAAGCATCGGGCGGCGCTGTGCATTGCCGACGCCGAAGGGGATCTGCAGGTGCCCTTTGTTGCCACTGCCAACTGGGGCTATTTCCGGCTGCGCAGGCCGGACTATGGCGACCATGAACTGAACTGCTGGGTAAAGCGGCTGCGGGAGCAATATTGGGAGGATGCCTTCGTCTTTTTCAAACACGAGGAAGAGGGAAAGGGCCCACAGATGGCGAAGCGATTCATGGAACTGGCTGAGGGTTAAGACGAGGAAAAATTATTTATCATTAATGATTTGTGGCCGAAACCGGAATAATATCAAGAACGAGAGGCCCTCAACCTCTTGCAGGAAGGGACACGACGGGCATGCGTCACTGATGCGTGACGGTTAAAATCAAGATTTTTCAGCAACCTTCTTTTTGTCCGGCAGAACCCCCACTTGTTTATCAATTTGGGTGAGGTAAATTATGTGCAGATTAAATTGCTCATAATGATTCCACATCCACCAACCCAACAGGCCCACACTAAGACAAACGATAAAACATGCTGTCCAAAAAAACAGCTGCCTGATCAGGATTTGAGATGCCGATGCAATTTTCGACGCGGGAGGTGCAGAATGTATAAACGGACCCTGTTTTTGATTTCGATCTGTCTGCTGCTGGCGGGTATCACCGTTTCGGGATGTTCAGATGATAGGGGCGATTCCCGGACTGCTTCCGACAATGTCACCAAGGTTTATTACGACTATCTGGCAGAGGGCAAGCATGTGGCGCTTGCGGCAGCCCAGCCACAATTTCCTGCCAGCGGCGAACTTTATTCCGATAACGCAAGCATCTTTAAATTGTTGCCGGCGAAAGCGACCGCACTGCAAAAAAGCCAGGCTGAGCCGATACTCACCGACTTCGTCCTTTATTCACCTCCTGCGCCCTTAAGCAAACGGGTAGCATCGACGGTCACTGACGCCCCGTTTTCCTCCGCACCAGGTATCCCGAGCCTCAAAAAACCGGATGTTATTCCGCTCGCCTGCTCGGGGCTGACCGGCACCGATCTTCGGCTCTGTCTGGACAACCTGGGGGTAAGCTCGGCCCCAGAGAGCGAGCATGTTTCCCAGCATGACCCGCAATCACTGAGTATCCAGGTGGGGCAATCGATCATCGATGCAATACCCGATAAAAGCATCCAGTCTCTGACCTCCAACGTTTCCAAAGCGGATCGGGATGCCATACTGGCCAGGCTCACCGATTTCACCAATGATGATTCAGCCCATGCAACCGTCGATATGGCCGCGTTCGATCCCTTTGACGAAACTGATTACTCCCTCAGCACGGTAGCCATCTCCGACAATAGCAGTTCTGACATCGATGGTGACGGCGCACTGGAACCACATTCGACAATGATCACGGAAATTGTAAAGCCCGTGGCATACAACAGGAATCCGTCTCCAACCCTGGATGCCTGCATCAGCAAGTATGGGGTGGCGATCAAGGATCGTTATGTGGTTAAGCTGAGTACCTATGTTCA
This region of Geotalea daltonii FRC-32 genomic DNA includes:
- a CDS encoding DUF72 domain-containing protein; this encodes MNLYVGTSGYSYKEWKGTFYPGDLPDRQMLHYYAGHFRAVEINNTFHRMPKVSVLEAWASQVPADFKFVLKAPQQITHVQRLQNADDSLSYLLEVAGVLEGRLGPLLFQLPPGLKKDLPRLADFLSLLPPRCRAAFEFRHASWFVDELFDLLHKHRAALCIADAEGDLQVPFVATANWGYFRLRRPDYGDHELNCWVKRLREQYWEDAFVFFKHEEEGKGPQMAKRFMELAEG